The following is a genomic window from Anas acuta chromosome 3, bAnaAcu1.1, whole genome shotgun sequence.
AAATCGTAATTATCCCAGCAAGACTACTTATCTAGCACAAACTAATTCTCCAGGAGAGGAAGGCTTTTTACAGCCTCCCCCACATTTCTGAGGTAGCTGCATCAATTTgggatacattttttttttttttttgtaatccaAACTTGTGCTTTTAATATAACAAGGCTTACTAAAGTATGTGCTCTGAGCTTTACATAAAGGCCATGAGAGCCTCaggtagagaaataaaaacattgcatGTGCAACACTGAGCAAACACTTTAAAGGTTTGCACAGCTGAAGCCTGCACAAGTGGACTGTTGAGATTAAGAGTTTGCAtctctaataataataataataaaaaaagtgaaGAGCTGTAGTTCCTTGCAATTAAGCATTTctaacaccatttttttttccaggggtcTCCTGGCTGATATCTATCATCCTGTCCTACCCTGGGACTTCAGTTACCTTTAGGCATTACCCGGAGGGatgggcaggcaggatgagccCCGTGCCAGCGAGCAGTGCCTTTGGGATGTAAGCACGAGCTTACGTGGGGACGTGGCTCTGCTCCCAGGAGCAGCCCGGCACAGCAAGGTCAGCATCATCCTTGGCTTTCCAGAGCCAAAGGGTGGCTTCACCGCAGCAAAGCTCTGTAGACACAAAACCAGTGTGCTGAGAGGAGTAAATCTGCGTGTCTACGTGTGTGAAACAAGATCTCACCTGCTGCCTGCAAGCGAAGACAGCCGCCTCACATCCGAAGGCCCAATTTTGTCCTGTGGTTTCCCCAAACGCCCTCCCTCCCTGCATCTCTGCatgttgctgctgctcagacagGAACTGTTTGTGTTTGCTGCCTTTAGCAGACTCTGCAGTTCTTTTATCTCCATTTGGCATCTCCCTGCCAGTTGCCGATGCAGCCGTGCACACATCTGAGGGTGAATTTTCTAGGACAGCACGCGGCTTGCACCGTGATGCAAAAtcctttccttgtttgttttctctctcctttcaccCCAGGTCCTCCTGCCGCCTTCTctgggcctttttttttatgttctcatCCCCTTTTGCTGGTCTCCGCTTGCAAAAGCAAATACATGTAGGTGCTCACTGCCGGTGCTGGGCCCCGTGGCCATGAACCCAACCACCACACCCAGCTACTTGACGTAGGAGCACAACTCTCTGATCATTTCTCATGCCTCTTGCCCCTGCCTTTCCAAGCCAAGAGCCCCAAGCTACCTACAGACCCTTTAACCTCTCCAGAGCTGCAGGTGCATAGAGCACCTACTTCTCCAATGCCTTCACTGatgaaaaaatgtgaatgaaGCTGAGCTGGCCTCCTTGTCACCTTCCTGCTTGACTCACTTAGGTGTTGTTGAAGCCCTGCGAGCCTCCCACGTGTTGCTTGGTTGTGCCCCCGGTGCCagctttctgtaaaagaaatggaaactgaATCCAAATCTTCTTCGCCCCCATCAGAAACCTCAGCTGCAAGGCTGTCCTTGCCGTTTCATATGCGGCTTTTATTTCTGAACCCTTCGAGCTGTGACACATCCTCTGCAAAGGTTAAACTCAGAAGTCGCTGCAGAGCAAGGCAGGTCTGCCTCTGAGCACACGAGAGCTCGGTCCCCAGCCCCCCAGAGCAAACTGGAAGCGTCCCTGGTTCCAGGCAGCCTAcccagcagcaagctgcaggagctgcgaGCTATTATTTTAGCTCCCGAGGAAAGTAATTACTATAGCAACCGGCACATCCGAGCGGCTCTTTGGCTGCTGCCGAGGCACAAACAACCCGTGCACAAAGGCACATCTCAAACGTGCTGGGCGAGGAGTGCTCTCGGGCGGCcgtgttgtgtgtttttttttttttttgaagagccTCCCCAAACACGTGTAGATGGCTGCTGAGAAACGGCCGCCAGAACAAGGGTGAGCAATTGTGCCCTGATCCTAAAATAACCTCATCAATGTCCCAGGGTGTTTTTGCCCCTGAAGAGGCGAGGCACAGACGGGCTCAGGCTCCATTTTAAGGCTCTGCGCCGGGAAGCACCCAGCGGAGCTGAAGACGTGCTCGATAAacaggcaataaaatggagGGGGGGGACGGCCCCACTGCTGTTCTGCCCACAGATGCAGGCTCCCTGCGTGCTCCAGTGGTggctcagccctgccagctTATGCAAAGTTTATCAGAGAAAAAGGATTTAATTACAGGCTTGCAGTGCTGGGGGGTGGAACAAGTGATGTCTGCCTTCTCTGCTGTGTCTACGCAGCCATCAGCCCCAGCAGAGCTCGTCTCCAGCTGGGGTACTGTTGCTATCAGTGAATAAGAAATATCAATGAATAACCCACATTGCcctggaggattttttttcatcattgaGACCTGAAATCTTGCTCTGGGCCCTCCACAAGCTGAAAATCACAGCCGGGTTTaaactgaagacaaaaataaggaaggaagcGTGACAATGCAATTACAGAAGCATCTCAGGAACAACCCCAAAAAGACCTTGTGGCAGCAGGTACTGCACGACAGTGGGTCAGAAACGGCCACAACCCCCAAAGAGCTCTCCAGTGGGGGACAAGGGGACATGCAGTAGATGGACAGCTGTGTCCCAGGGATGGGTTCGCTGTGCCCAGGCCGATTTGGACACGCACATGGCTGCGTGTTGTCAGTAACAGCATCACCAGTCCTCACGTGGTTGGCTTGGCCacactttttctgttctgccttTCAGGTTCCCTAGAGCTGTGCTGCCACAGCTTCTCCTTGAGAAAAGGTGTCCGCAAAATGAGAGCCCTGTGAGATCTCCACCTCTCTTGCTGCTTGGGAAAGCCATGTAGAGAAAAGCTCATTCATTGTTTCAAATCTAGCCATGATCTATGGCTCTGTGATACAAAAACAGTGCAAAAGTTCAGGTCAGAAATCTTAAATCCTTTACCAAACTGCATTTTCCTACTGCTAAGGACAGAGCTTGTGATTTGAGTTTGCAAacgccctttttttttttttttttggttgactGTAGCCTTTTAAGCAAAGTCACTATTTTGGATTAAATATCCCAACgtctgaaaaataaaggctCCGTAAGAAAACAGCACAGTCACGTAAAATGATGCCTCATTTCTGCCTTGCAAAGCTGTagctgccctgcaggcagctggagctTCCGAGCTGCTGATCCCAGGGAAATAAATTCTCCTCTGTAATTTTTCTCATAACGAGTTTATTTTCTGAGAGTACTCAACAGTGCACTAAATGGCTCCctctcaataaataaataaataagtacttTTTCACAGTGTGCCTTTTTGCTAGCTTTTTGGTGGGGGAAAGGCAGGACTGCTCGGTGGCAGGCTGAATTCCCAGTTCTCCTTTGCTCCTGGAATCTCTTGCCTGGGTTAGAGCAGCTGGAACATGTACTTAACCTGCCCTTCTGCTACACCTGCAGGGCGGTTTGCTGTGATGGAGCTGATAAAACATGGAATTACAGAAtgatctaggttggaaaagcccttcGAGTTCACcgagtccaaccatcaaccttACCTAccgagtcccatcactaaaccatgtgcCCCTTAGTGCTGCGTCCACATCTCTTAAATCCATCCATCACCTCGCCAGGGATGGGGGCTCCACCACCAAATCCTTGCTCCTCACCAACATTTGGGACTTCACCAACACCTGGGTCTTCAGGCAAGAGCCTGAAGGCAGAAGCGTAGTGGTTACGATCATGGCCTGTGGGCAGGTAAAGCTCATAGGACCccgtaacacattttctgtcagTGTTTTAGCAGACTTCTTTTGTCagcatttttccccattccGGCTGCTCTGGCAAGAGGGAGGTAAACCCGAAGCCTTGGGGATGTGGAGCAACCTTTTGTGAGCACTCACCGGCTGGGGAAGTGCCCTGCTGCTCACCTGGGGTGTGTTCAGGCCTGGCGTGGCATTTTTCCTCctgggagaaagaagagaagaatgaaAGGAGCTTGCACTTGACCCTAACTGTAAGCAAACCTCAGTGCAGCAATGAAATAATCTTTCTATAAAATAggagtgacaaaaaaaaaagcagatccAGTGTAGCTGCCGGTGTCCCCATCCACCAGAGGCAAAAAGGACAGAGGTGACAAAGCCAGGCTCCTGGAAATGCCTTGCTCCAACCCTGAAGGTGACACTGCTCCACCACTGGTCATGTTTTGCACAAGATGCACCCCTGCacaagctgctttttcttctggttcATCCGCCAGCTTGAAAATCTGACGCTGGGCCCGTGAACAGATTTCCCTGTGGTATCGCTTTTGCACCTGCACGGCCTCAGATGTCACGGCCGTGAGGGTGCCGGAGGAAGCACCTGAACACGGCAGCCCTCTGTTTTTGCTGTGGACATGAAGGCAGAGCTGACAAAGTGCAGGTTGCACAACCgccccacctgcagcccctgcgGGAGGCCTCGTTTCTGGGGTTGGGAGCCGGGTGCTGGCACGCCTGGAGGCAAGCGCTGTGCTGGAAATGAATATTCAGAGTCTGACGAGTTGTGTATTTGTCAGGAAAACAATCCGAAACTGGctcctcattaaaaaaaaaaaaaaagtgtaccaATTACATAAATATTCCTGGGGTTCTGCAGGCTGAGGGAAAACAAGGAGGTGGTACTTTGAGGGACGGTGTGTAATGGGGCCCAGGTCAGAGCCGTGtgcccacaaaaaaaaacctttttcctCTCAGCATGCATCCAAGCCCGCAGGGCAGCCGGTGCACGGCACGACTCCTCCCAGCTCCGCCAGGCTGGAGGCAATCATGTGATTTTTAGGACTCTGCTCTCCAAAACCCTCTTTGCTGCGCTCCCGGCCACCCTCGCTTCCTCCCCGGCTTCCTTCCTGGTGGCGgcgcggggctgggagctggggagcgATGGCGGAGGTGAAGAGGGAGGTTTTTGGGCGCATGCCCccggaggaaggaggaggggaggtggAGAAGTTCGTGCTGCAGTCGGACAGCGTCAGAGTGGAGATCCTGTCCCTGGGGTGCATAATCGCCGCGCTGGAGACGAAAGGCAGGGACGGGCAGTTTGCGGACATTGTCCTGGGCTTTGACACGCTGGAAGGTGGGTCTGAATCCGTttcctccaaaaataaaaagaataaaaagaaagaaatcagagatTTTGATCCGAGTCCTTCTGAGGGTAACCCCCAAATCATGGGCTGAAGTAACGCCAGCCCTGGGCTCAGTGGGGTCACTGGGGGACCCTAGGTCGCAGCGTGCCCCTCTGACAGGCCTGGCCGCTCAGGTCTCTCTGCAAACCTGTGAGCAACACAAGTCCCCTCCCAGCTGTTCCAATCAacaattacagaattacagaatgctctaatttggaaaaaatatcagtatCACCAAACCTACCAACCACCCAGCTGACCAGCCTGAGACTCCGGGGCCGCAGCCACCTGCTTGGGGCTGAGAGGACGCCGTGAGGGACATCTCTGAGCCCTCAGGGCCGCCTGGAGATCACTCATCCTGCCCCCGTCCTCCCACATCACGGCACCCCGCTGTCCCCACGCAGGTTACACGAGGAAGCACCCCTTCTTCGGAGCCGTGGTGGGGCGCGTGGCCAACAGGATCGCCAAGGGGAGGTTCACCGTGGAGGGCAAGGAGTACCAGCTCTTCCTCAACAACGGGCCCAACTCGCTGCACGGCGGAGCCAAGGGCTTCGACAAGGTGACCATCGGGCTGCAAACGTATTTATTGCAGCAGCTTTCCTGGGTTAACGGtggtttttctttattttttgtgaggGAATATCCAGGCTGAGGGGGCAAAAGTCAGAGGGTCTGGAATAAAGCTCACTGCTAAGCAGCACCGCGTGACTAAAATAATCTCCTCAGTCGCAGAGACAAGGATCAAAAGCTCATGGGGTGCACTTACACACCTGCTGGACTTCCAAGCGAGGTCCCCTGGCTCTTGGCTGTGGCTCTCTCAGCCATCTCCTcagtttttcctcatctttcaaGGCCTCGGTGCTGCACTCGGTGTGTGCTCTGATGACACAGCAGCTTACAGCCTGGTTATTCGGCATCCACGGCTACCCCACTGGgtgaaaatgttgctttttgaCAAGTCCCCTCCACACGAAGGGGAACATAGGTCCAGCTGCAGGACAAAAACCCATCGCAGCCAGGCCTCAATGAGGCACGGAGTAAGGGAGGCCCAGGACAGACCCAGACCAGAGCAAACCACTTCCCTTCTTCGGCTGCTCGTGGAAAAACCCATTCCCTTGGTcagccagagccagcaggctggttTTTGGGTTTGCTACcacttccctctttctttttcaacaAGGGCACGTTGGTTTTCAGCACttcctaggaaaaaaacaatcatcTTTCCCcatgttcagcccagagcaggacAAGGAGAGAAGGGCACCGCATCCCCTATCGCTGCCCCACTAACACGCGGTCCTTGCAGGTTCTCTGGAGCCCCCAGGTCGTCCCAAACGGTGTTTGCTTCTTTCGGCTCAGCCCCGACGGTGAGgaaggctaccctggggagctGAAGGTCTGGGTCACCTACACGCTGCACGGCAGCGAGTTGGCCATCAACTACCGAGCTCAGAGTAGCAAGACGACGCCCGTCAACCTGACCAACCACGCGTACTTCAACCTGGCAGGGCAGGTAGGCACGGGGAGCCCCAACCCCATGGAGGGACACCTTGAAAAAAGAGGTAAAGAAGTCCAGGCACCCCAAATGGGGCTTGTGGGGACAAATTGCCGGAGGGTGTGCAGATCTGCTCGTGCCGTTGCCCTAAAAATGCCTGTGCAGTTGTTAGTTTCCCCTCAGTCTGTCCTCCCAGTGGTGCAGCAATACCAACACCTGTGGCACGCAGCTCAGGCGTGTTTCCAGAGGAACGGGAGACCTTTGGGCACCAAACTGCTGCTCAGATTAGACGGTGACGTGCAGGCTCAAGCTTTGATCCTGCTCCCCTTCCCgcccagcagcaggtcccttgcCAGCATCCCCGAGGCTGccagggaggaagaagagcacaGGAGACGAGCCAGGAGGATGGGCTTCGCTTCCCCCTGCgctctcttccttcccctttttgcctgctgctgggtgctcagcGCCCAGCACATTTTGGCTAGCCCACTGGCAGCGTGCTGCTGCTTGGCAAGGTGCACGCTCAGCCTGACAGCCTCCTGAAGGAGGTGCCGTGCAGGTTTTTGCCACTTTTGCCCTTTTCCCTCTGATGGGGATGAGGTGGGAGGTTGCCCAGGAGGTCACCCAGGCACTGCCAGGCAGAGCACCACCACACACGGGTGGCtgaagggctgctgcaggaaccCCAGtgcctcccttcctcctgcagggctCACCCGACATCTACGAC
Proteins encoded in this region:
- the GALM gene encoding galactose mutarotase, whose product is MAEVKREVFGRMPPEEGGGEVEKFVLQSDSVRVEILSLGCIIAALETKGRDGQFADIVLGFDTLEGYTRKHPFFGAVVGRVANRIAKGRFTVEGKEYQLFLNNGPNSLHGGAKGFDKVLWSPQVVPNGVCFFRLSPDGEEGYPGELKVWVTYTLHGSELAINYRAQSSKTTPVNLTNHAYFNLAGQGSPDIYDHEISIAADSYLPVDDTKIPTGEVAAVQGTAFDLRQPVELGKHLRKFHLDGFDHNFCLPPGRARRLVARAHHPPTGRTMEVHSTQPGLQFYTGNNLDGSLKGKGAAPYPKHSAFCLETQHWPDAVNQPHFPSTLLAPGEEYDHTTWFCFGTA